From a single Ornithodoros turicata isolate Travis chromosome 8, ASM3712646v1, whole genome shotgun sequence genomic region:
- the LOC135367304 gene encoding phosphatidylinositol 5-phosphate 4-kinase type-2 alpha-like isoform X1: protein MSGILTTKGSSRLKKKHFKPKHQKAKLFRANEPLLSVFMWGINHTINGLTHVNIPVMLMPDDFKAFTKTKVDNHHFNKENMPSHFKVKEYCPLVFRNLRERFGIDDVDYINSLTKSQPIAIESTGRSGAKFYQSYDRLFIIKTLLSEEVEQMHVLLKEYHPYVVERHGKTLLPQYLGMYRLTVEGAETYLVVIRNIFSSCLNVHVKYDLKGYKSSKPGPLLRRRSSSSVVQGSTVDREASDKEREKDIPTLKDNDLVKDGTKVHVGPEAKERFLDMLGADVNFLTRMNVMDYSLCLGIHDVERAEQEEKEKAEAAMEEADGGAGGSDAVPLSEEEEDSAGSGPAGAVPTPPDSPGGHRNEMGISTHRAFNPSRDIYAIGSLESAPKKEVYFMALVDVLTHYGVKKRTAQAAKTVKHGAGAEISTVHPEQYAKRFLDFISKAME from the exons ATCAATGGGCTTACTCATGTTAACATACCTGTGATGCTGATGCCTGATGACTTCAAGGCCTTCACAAAGACGAAGGTGGACAACCACCACTTCAACAA AGAGAACATGCCAAGCCACTTCAAGGTCAAAGAATACTGTCCCCTGGTATTCAGGAACTTGAGGGAGCGGTTTGGCATTGATGATGTTGATTACATA AACTCCCTGACTAAATCACAGCCAATAGCCATAGAGTCAACAGGGCGTAGTGGGGCCAAGTTCTACCAGTCATATGATCGGCTTTTCATCATCAAGACTCTTCTCAGTGAAGAAGTGGAGCAGATGCATGTCCTCTTGAAAGAGTATCATCCC TACGTGGTGGAGAGGCATGGGAAGACACTGCTTCCACAATACCTGGGCATGTACAGACTCACAGTGGAGGGCGCTGAGACATACCTGGTCGTCATTCGAAACATATTCAGCAGTTGCCTCAATGTTCATGTCAAGTACGACCTCAAG GGCTACAAGAGCTCTAAGCCAGGGCCTCTGTTAAGGAGACGATCCTCATCCTCCGTAGTGCAG GGCTCTACAGTTGATAGAGAAGCAAGTGACAAAGAAAGG GAAAAGGACATCCCGACACTGAAGGACAATGACCTCGTCAAGGATGGTACGAAGGTTCATGTCGGTCCCGAAGCCAAAGAACGCTTCCTTGACATGCTTGGCGCAGATGTTAAT TTCTTAACAAGAATGAATGTGATGGATTACTCGTTATGTCTGGGCATCCACGATGTGGAACGAGCGGAACAGGAAGAGAAAGAGAAGGCAGAGGCGGCGATGGAAGAAGCTGACGGAGGAGCAGGAGGCAGCGATGCTGTGCCGCTGTCCGAGGAGGAAGAGGACTCTGCGGGTTCAGGTCCTGCTGGAGCCGTTCCGACGCCACCGGACTCTCCTGGGGGTCACCGAAATGAAATGGGGATTTCGACGCACCGAGCCTTCAATCCATCGCGGGACATCTATGCTATTGGAAGTCTGGAAA GTGCACCAAAAAAAGAGGTCTACTTCATGGCCCTAGTGGACGTCCTGACCCACTACGGTGTCAAGAAACGAACGGCGCAAGCAGCCAAAACGGTGAAGCACGGGGCGGGAGCAGAAATTTCTACGGTGCACCCCGAGCAGTATGCCAAGCGCTTTCTCGATTTCATCTCCAAGGCTATGGAGTGA
- the LOC135367303 gene encoding probable ubiquitin carboxyl-terminal hydrolase MINDY-4 produces MLDAQLISRGTVVSATHIEDVSCCIVREYLSRKGLKNTLATMDEELPRRAGCFSARDQLIRAVCMERLVRENKERETPYKALLEMLVQERLLRRRSKTKQESTTRNAGGEFVREVNNNFSNLLSAKNGSNDSLNSADVITRTRSQTETKRPQSARGRRDAGGLVLRPKNDIEAVHKLISKSQQYRGGTQHQGTSDDNFPHLDEPFAPLNGQGDRADAIDDLGKQISEVFSTHKEQRLRRNMLPTRSVAPANSLGTAGDTKVPSVHLPRPARITTLRMDSFGDAEYSLNREGSEDAKKSFLLRSQSAPRLEQSARDSMRRTHTASNNIANLITKTKSNVGMSDEVDDVELSDVTDQDIQGDHAIVTHRLVNFRPITLEEATDIKRLLFGSPSCKFGEEWAEQGFTFVNSNAVPYGLIQKKGGPCGVLAVVQAYLLKELLWPDSSQKDDTGSTDVGIEERNTALAGALSCILWQAGNGRKAVIVNPSGVKVLKVEGLLSADGITETLTVSTFTSKQAVLEYYKSCISKLQEESCSSCVAFLISVLLTHGIERIREEMDERNSCLIGKHSHCNQEMVNLLLIGQAVTNVFNNEVSFGKEEKTVLRGITSPSNIGLLSLYEHYNSCEVGSHYKDPKFPIWLVLSESHFSVLFSKTRTALCPSGRQFQLYYYDGLNKQEEEIKLTIDPSANVICEDSIMTPPLELCIRTRWKGASVSWNDSEPLL; encoded by the exons ATGCTCGATGCTCAGTTGATCAGCAGGGGCACCGTCGTGTCAGCGACTCACATTGAAGATGTGTCCTGTTGCATTGTACGGGAGTACCTCTCGAGGAAG GGCCTCAAAAACACGCTGGCCACAATGGATGAGGAGCTCCCTAGACGTGCAGGATGTTTTTCTGCCCGCGATCAACTCATCCGAGCCGTTTGTATGGAACGGCTCGTCAGAGAGAACAAG GAAAGAGAGACACCGTACAAAGCTCTCTTGGAAATGCTAGTCCAGGAAAGACTTTTGCGGAGGCGCTCCAAAACGAAGCAGGAATCGACGACTAGAAACGCCGGCGGGGAGTTCGTCCGCGAAGTAAACAATAACTTTTCCAATCTGTTGTCTGCAAAGAACGGCAGCAACGACTCGCTGAACTCAGCCGACGTGATCACCCGCACCAGAAGTCAAACCGAAACTAAGCGGCCGCAATCTGCGCGTGGCAGACGAGACGCGGGGGGTCTCGTTTTACGTCCGAAGAACGACATCGAAGCGGTGCACAAGCTCATATCCAAATCGCAGCAGTACAGAGGAGGCACACAGCATCAGGGCACGTCGGACGACAATTTCCCCCATCTGGACGAGCCCTTCGCGCCGTTAAATGGGCAGGGTGACAGAGCCGACGCCATCGACGATCTCGGAAAGCAGATAAGTGAGGTCTTCAGCACCCACAAGGAGCAGAGGCTACGACGGAATATGTTGCCGACGCGGTCGGTGGCTCCCGCAAACTCGCTCGGAACGGCGGGTGATACAAAAGTCCCGTCCGTCCACTTACCGAGGCCGGCGAGGATCACCACTCTCAGGATGGACTCCTTTGGAGATGCAGAATATTCCTTGAATAGG GAAGGAAGTGAAGATGCAAAGAAGTCTTTCCTCCTGAGAAGTCAAAGTGCTCCGAGGCTTGAACAGTCTGCACGGGACAGCATGAGGAGAACACACACGGCATCCAACAATATTGCGAATCTCATCACCAAAACCAAATCAAACGTGGGAATGTCGGATGAGGTAGACGACGTCGAGCTTTCCGACGTAACGGATCAAGACATACAGGGTGATCACGCGATAGTTACACATCGACTGGTGAACTTTCGACCAATCACACTCGAGGAAGCTACG GACATCAAACGCCTTCTTTTCGGGTCCCCGTCTTGCAAATTTGGTGAGGAGTGGGCTGAACAGGGATTCACCTTCGTGAACTCCAACGCCGTTCCTTACGGTCTCATTCAAAAAAAG GGCGGTCCCTGCGGTGTTCTTGCAGTTGTTCAGGCGTATCTACTGAAGGAGTTGTTGTGGCCAGATTCTAGTCAAAAAGACGATACTGG TTCTACGGATGTTGGTATAGAAGAAAGGAACACAGCGCTTGCAGGTGCTCTTAGCTGTATTCTGTGGCAAGCAGGCAATGGAAGGAAAGCTGTCATAGTGAA TCCCTCTGGTGTGAAAGTCTTGAAGGTTGAAGGTCTTCTGTCCGCAGACGGCATAACAGAAACA TTAACAGTATCCACATTTACATCAAAACAAGCCGTTCTAGAATACTACAAGTCATGCATATCAAAG tTACAAGAAGAAAGCTGTTCAAGCTGTGTCGCCTTCTTGATATCTGTACTGTTGACTCATGGGATTGAAAG AATCCGTGAGGAAATGGATGAACGCAATAGCTGCTTGATAGGGAAACATAGCCATTGCAATCAG GAAATGGTAAATCTGCTGCTCATTGGACAAGCAGTTACAAATGTCTTCAATAATGAGGTCTCATTtggcaaagaagaaaagacTGTGTTACGTGGCATCACATCCCCTTCAAATATTGGACTGCTGTCTCTGTATGAACACTACAACTCATGTGAG GTTGGATCACACTACAAGGACCCCAAGTTTCCAATCTGGCTTGTCCTGAGCGAGAGCCACTTCTCTGTGCTCTTCTCCAAGACACGGACCGCACTGTGCCCTAGCGGACGACAGTTTCAACTGTACTACTACGACGGCCTCAACAAGCAGGAGGAGGAGATCAAGCTTACTATAG ACCCCTCAGCCAATGTTATCTGTGAAGACTCAATCATGACTCCCCCGTTGGAGCTGTGCATCAGAACCAG GTGGAAAGGGGCATCTGTATCTTGGAACGACTCGGAACCTCTACTTTGA